One window of the Pyxicephalus adspersus chromosome 5, UCB_Pads_2.0, whole genome shotgun sequence genome contains the following:
- the PEX2 gene encoding peroxisome biogenesis factor 2, with translation MAVAENNMEDINPVLRISQLDAIELNKALEQLIWSQFNSCFQGFKPGLLSRFEPEIKAFLWLFLWRYTVYSKNATVGQSILNIQYKNDLSQTKKYRPLNKQQKLWFALFTVGGKWLEERSYDLFSNHPFGSSFQRTKYFINALSGLLKICGLLNFLVFLQQGKFATLTERFIGIRSVFSKPQSIRQVGFEYTNREILWHGFAEFLIFLLPLINTQKLKSKMSFWFKPVKGLHHTDPSLAIVCKECCLCGEWPTMPHTIGCTHVFCYYCIKSHYMADMYFTCPKCSTQVHSLQPLEFKVEISEVHTL, from the coding sequence ATGGCTGTGGCAGAAAACAATATGGAAGACATAAATCCTGTGTTAAGAATAAGTCAACTGGATGCTATTGAATTAAACAAGGCATTGGAGCAATTAATCTGGTCTCAATTTAACAGTTGTTTTCAAGGCTTCAAACCAGGACTTTTGAGCCGCTTTGAACCAGAGATTAAAGCATTTTTATGGCTGTTCTTATGGAGATATACAGTATACTCAAAAAATGCTACTGTTGGCCAGTCAATTTTGAACATTCAGTACAAAAATGACTTATCTCAGACTAAAAAATACAGGCCTCTTAATAAGCAGCAGAAATTATGGTTTGCACTTTTTACAGTTGGAGGAAAATGGCTGGAAGAAAGGTCTTATGATCTATTTAGTAATCACCCCTTTGGGTCATCTTTTCAACgaacaaagtattttattaatgCTCTGTCCGGCCTTCTGAAGATTTGCGGGCTGCTTAATTTCTTGGTTTTTCTGCAGCAAGGAAAGTTTGCCACACTGACTGAACGCTTTATAGGAATCCGCTCTGTTTTCAGCAAGCCTCAAAGCATTCGCCAGGTTGGGTTTGAGTACACAAACAGAGAAATTTTGTGGCACGGATTTGCAGAATTTCTGATCTTCCTCTTGCCATTGATAAACACACAAAAGTTGAAGTCCAAGATGTCCTTTTGGTTTAAACCAGTAAAGGGGCTTCATCATACTGATCCTTCCCTAGCAATCGTTTGTAAGGAATGCTGTTTGTGCGGAGAATGGCCAACTATGCCGCATACTATTGGCTGCACCCATGTCTTCTGCTACTACTGTATTAAAAGTCATTACATGGCTGATATGTATTTCACATGCCCTAAGTGTAGCACCCAAGTACACAGTCTGCAGCCCCTCGAATTCAAGGTCGAAATTTCTGAAGTTCACACTTTGTAA